The Panulirus ornatus isolate Po-2019 chromosome 36, ASM3632096v1, whole genome shotgun sequence genomic sequence gagcttcgtttcactcagagcgagaaCATCCAGgcttttttcctcaaacatactacctatctctcctttcttctcactttggttacatccacacacattcagacaccccagtctgagccttcgaggaggatgagctctccccgcttGACCcctttttgtttccctttttagaaattttgtatgtgaatatatgggtctctcttcgtctgtttcctggtgctacctcactaaggcagggAACGACGATGGAGTATaattaatagataaatattttcatacaagatttttttccaattttttttgtaACTGGGGAAGAAGTACTCCATCCCCCACCAAAGTATGAATAAGAAAAatagtttttcatttttgtatttcaTCTTTTCCCCATCCGcactgaggtttgtgtgtgtgtgtgtgtgtgtgtgtgtgtgtgtgtgtgtgtgtgtgtgtgtgtggtgtctgtctgtctgtctgtctgtctgtctgtgtggggggAAGACTTTTTCCCCAGCCCAATACGCAATGAATCAGTAAATTTCTCTGTCTTAAATGATTTCATATTCTATGAAATGAACGTGAAAAACATCGGCGTATTATACTTCGCATCTCCCATCATTATGTAGATGTGAATCCCAGACCTGATTTACATCCAGCGCTCTTGTTACACCTTAATCTACCTTAATGAAATAAAACCTCTAAAGAAATACTGTATTTTCACGGGTACTACTGATTCTTCCCTCTCCTTTACTTGTACCATCAACCAGTCTGTACATTCAACAGAAGGTTAGAAGGTGTCCCTACCTACGTGCTCTGTCTACTGGGCTGTGCATCAACATTATATAGTGTGGTGCGCTACCTCCCGATATACGTCATTCCAGGCTGCTCACGCTGCTTGCTGTAGAGTGACAGGAGCATCGCCTCCCCTACCTAATTATCACATTCTGTTTAGTGTTAAAGATATGCTTAGTTTATTGTACTGAACTGTTTCAAATGTTTTGATTCATCTTCCCCAAATCCCTGACCCAAGTATGCAGATCGACATTCTCTGGCAGCACCTGTGTTGGTGTGCCCTAACCTAACCACGACAACGTCAAGCATTCGCTGATGCCCTATTTCTCCCACAGATTTCCCCGAGGGGCATCATGGGTTGACTTCCAAGTTCGAGGAGTTGCTGATCCGTTCGACGGACAGACCTTGAGATGACCGCCTACTTGCACTCTGTCTTTGGTGACGACCGTCGTCTTCGTCGTGGGTGCTCCTCTCCTTGAAGTCCTCATTTTTTAAGACCCAAAAATGATAAATCGACGACAATATCACAAGAACgtcctttggatttttttttattgttgttgttattgtatctGGACGAGTTTCCCATGGTATCAACAGCTTCAACATGACATAGCGGTATGTCAAGAGTGAAGAGCCTGAGACCCACCACAACTGACACCCAAGCATCGTGATGCACCTCCTGCCGAAGCTCTCACGCCCGCACCCCAACATCCGGATAGATCGGTCCTTTATAAGGTCCAGGCCTAGTCACCGCAGTGCCACTGGTGGTGGAATATCGGCATCAGTATGAAGCTGCTAACGCTGTTCGCTGTCCTCAGCGTCACGCTCTCTCTCACCGGTAAGACGGACTTCGCTCACGTTcatctatgattatcatttgctAAGATGAGCTTTGGCTGCTAGTGGGCTGGATATGGTGGCACTGAAGGTAATAGGATCAGTGGTGCCAAGGACCCTAGCACGTTTCCGCTGGATGTGCAGCCCAATGGCTGGCCTTTCTTGATCTTGGCTGTTTTTGTCCTTACGATCCTAGAACAGTGAATTTAGCTAAATTTTGAGTGGTAGAATGATTCTATCttacagtgagggagtgagatttGGTGATACAACCCTATTGATATAATTtgcttagaaaaagaaaatctgtctCATAGCATGACAGAAATTCTTCTGGTATGAGAGGAATTTTTCTCTTGGTTATTAGCGTGACAATGTCTTTTGCTTGTCATTAGCGTGACAAAATGCTTTTCACTTGTTATTTGCATGACAGGAAGTCTTCTGCTTGTTATTAGAGTGACTGTGTCTTTTGTTTGTTATTTGCTTAACAAGAAGTCTTTTGCTTCTTAGCATAACAGGAAATCTGCTAGTTAGCATGACAGGAAGTCTTCTTGTTATTAGAGTGACAGTGACTTTTGCTTGTTATTAGCATGACAGGAAGTCCTCTGCTTCTTATTAGCGtgacaaaatattttctgctagTTATTAGCGTGACAGAAAGTTATCAGCAAGTTACTGCTAGTTATTGCTATGATACAATAACTTCTCTGACTTTGCCGTGGATACTTGCTTTTTTTATTAAATGGGTTTAATGGGAATCACGTCGAATATTAACATAATCCCCCATGCATTCAGATGCATCATGAGCCTTAGAGAAGCTCTCCTTGCTTGGCGAAGTTACTTCCCGAAAGAAGGAACATgtgaaagagccaaatgaggaattccccccccctcccctcccctcccctcgaaggctcattcatcttcctgacgctacctcgctcttgCGGGAAATAGGAAACACATTTGGGGCACATCACAATGAATTCTTTTCATCAACGTTCTAGATGTTAAACAAAAGTAATGATTATGCGTCATTGTTGGTGGCTTTGTCGTGCAGAGAGCTTGATGGTGTGTTACTACGGGTCTTGGGCCGTGTACAGGCAAGGGGACGGCAAGTTTGACGTGGAAGACATCGACCCTGGCATCTGTACCCACCTGGTCTTCGGCTTCGCTGGACTCGGCCACGACAACAGGATCAGGGTGAGTAACAGCACCTACGTCAGGAGAGATCCAGTAAGTACTCTCCTTCGTTGTTCTTAACAAATTACAAAACCAAGAAGTAAACTTTACGACGTAGAGAGAACGAAAGATTTGTGATGATTTGACCTTATGCTTTCTTCAGGTGCTGGACCCGTGGAACGAACTATGCGACAACTATGGTAAATGTGCCTTCGACAGGTTTACTGCTCTcaaacagaaaaacaaagatCTCATCACCCTGCTGGCAGTAGGCGGCTGGAATGAAGGTTCTGCCAAGTACTCCAATGTGCGTACTCACCTTCTCTTCCGTCCATACATCTCGAGTTCTGTGATTAGATATTCCAGCTTAAGCAAAGACGTAAATTATTTAGGTATCCTCCTTTGGAATGCATTGTGTAAAACGAGTGAGTAGTTGAATATGTTACAAGTGACGTCTTTTGGATTTTCTGTGAATATTTCCTCAAGAACAAATCGTGTACCCACAGATGGCAAAGTCTGCTGCCAACAGAAAGATATTCATCGACTCTTCCGTAGAACTCCTGAAGGCACACAACTTCGACGGTCTGGACATGGACTGGGAGTACCCGACCCAGCGAGGTGGTGCGCCTGAAGACAAGGTGGGTCACTTggtccttcttcctctctctaacAGCATGGACACTTGACGTCTGTGGCTCGTCACATATCACAACTAGTTCAGTACATATTACTACTGGCCCGTCACATATTACAACTAATTCAGTACATATCACTACTGACCCGTCACATATTACAACTAGTTCAGTACATATTACTACTGGCCCGTCTCATATTTCCTATTGGTCCGTCAAATTCTACAACTAGGCCAACAGATACTACTGGCCCTCACGTATTTACTACAGGTCTGTCTCATATTAGTTCAGAGACTGTATGTGGCTCGACTCGAAACGTAAACAAGACTTATTTCTTTGCTTTTACCCGCTAATGATCACAATGAATTTATGGTTCAAATAAAACATACTGTATTCATCttgcatgtttatgtatatttgaaCAGGTATCTATCTTGATTATGTGTTTATATGCATTTGAATAAGTTGGGGAATATTGAATACAGCCACAGTGTTGAGTCGCTAACCAGCGCACTGCCTCGCATCCGTCTAGCCTTCTTGCTCAGAGATTGATTAGATTCTGTGATAAACTATAAGAACGTCCGTTATCTGTGCTGGAGGTTTAGGACATGTACCTTCAGTACTTTTCAAAACCACACTCGATGTTCGATCACAAGTGTGAGGATTAGTTTCTGTTTTCACGTTGTCAGCCCCAGTTACGGGCCTTATTGGAATatggagaagttaatgaaagaaaaagaagagtatgtatgaattttggaggaagtgaaatacctgtcttaaaaaccacacaccacacactaagtACTGTCAAAAACCACACACCATGTAACAAGCCACACACTGTCTTATACCAAAAGTGTGAGAAAGTGTGTATGGATACAGACAGTATTCGCCGTTTTTTTCTTCATTGGTTAAGATCATGAGTCATTTGTTTGTGAGCGCGtgtgtaacaacaccactggcttCCTGTAGGCGAACTTCGTCATCTTACTGCGTGAACTGAAGGAGGCGCTCCACGCCAACGGTATGATCCTGACGGCGGCCGTGTCAGCAGGTAAGGCTACCATCGACGCGGCCTACGACATCCCCGGCGTGGCTGAGCACCTCGACCTCATGAACTTGATGGCGTACGACCTGCACGGTGCCTGGGACgactacacacaccaccagtctggtCTCTATGCCCACCCAATGGACACTGGCGACAACGTCTACCTGAATCAGGTGAGTCTTACCTGCCGGTACTTGAGCAATGATAGTAATCAAGGGGTTCAACACTCATGAATCTTATACACGAGTGAATGCCCCCAGAACCTCACTGGCAGTTCTGTTGCAGGACTTCGCTGTGAACTACTGGATCGACGGAGGAATGCCGAGCACTAAGATAACTCTGGGCGTTCCTTTGTACGGTCGCTGCTGGAGCCTGAGCAGCGAGGCTGAGCATGGTTACTAcgccccagccacccagcctggCCGACCAGGACCATACACCAACACCCCAGGATTCATGGGCTACAACGAGGTAAATATTTTGGCCATGTATATGATTTTATGATCAACTGTGAACGTTTGTCCGTTAGTATGACTTGCTCGTCCGCTCTCTCCACTGGGACATATATTCTTAGGGTCATTGTGGTATAAACGGTATGTGTTCTAGATTGTTTACTACCACCGTCTAAGCCAAACAAAAAGATGGCCTCGTAATGCACCATTAGATCTCGTGTTATCTATTAATCGTGTCATGCACAGTATCCCTGTTATCCGTCCTTTCCATGCATGTAATGATAACACAACAATATGTTATGAGTACAGACAATTTCATGTATGATGGATTAATGTGAGTTGAAAGTTTTATTATGGTTTTAAAATGAAAGAAGTGTTTGTTAATTCATTATATTTCTCAGAAAAGCAGGACTCACGTAAAACCTCAGTTTTAAGAACAGGAATTTTTCCTCCCTCAGTCTGGTGTACTTATACACATGAACCTGTTCAAGAATCTTCATGAATCATACTTTTGTTAGTCTCGTCCAGTTATAGATGTTCATCTTTTGAAATCTGATACTTTTTGTGTTGCAAGTTATTAAGAATCAGTTGAAAACTTCCTTTATTTATGAAAATGGGTTATACTTACACGGTCATAGTTAAGAAACTTGCAATAAGCAGTTGTAAATAAAATTTCAACCTAAAACGAGAAATGGACGCCTTCCCTGGACGCTCGAACCAGAAACAAGAGCTTACGTCGTCGATCTTAACGACTGGACCCCTTCCATCCCATTATGTTTCCCTGATGGATGATCGCCCGGCTTACATGTGTTATTCCCAAACAACGTAGGAGATTCTCATATGTGAAACTTGCTGTCTTCTTCTTCATTGAAGAATTGGTGTGCTGGGAGAAGCTTAAAACTTCTCCCAGCACACCATTTCGCTTCgttatccagtctccatctatacagactGGGAATTTACGGTCCtatgactgtcctccagcagatgaccttatCATAGGCCATCAGGTATTTCTTTCCTCTAGCCAGACAAATCTTGAACATCTGTTTCGAATGAAGTCTTTGGAGGGTTAAAGATATTGAACCATTTTGATTTTCTCTTCGTATTAGATATTTCATTCATCTGGCAACTGGAACAAGAGCTCTCTGAGGTCTGCCATGTACTAACGTGTGAGATCCTTCCAGATCTGTGTGAAGATAAAGGAGGAGGGCTGGACGGTGGTTGTAGAGCCTGGCTGTAACGAACCCTACGCCTACTACATGCCTTATGGCAGAATTTGGTGTTCTTACGACGACCACGACTCCGTCGCCATCAAGGTATGAACGaccctcctgacggtggcccATGGCAttactgctgacaccaccaccatcaccctcaagaTCTTGTATGCTCATGGGTGACGCCATGACCCTTGGTCCAGTAgccaaacacactctctctctctctctctctctctctctctctctctctcctctctctctctctctctctctctctctctctctctctctctctctctctctctctctctctctctctctctctctctcccccccccccctctctctctctctctctctctctctctctctctcctctctctctctctctctctctctctctctctctctctctctctctctctctctctctctctctctctctctctctctccacacacacacacaagaaacacagCATTTCATTACCAGATACAAGGAGAGATACGGTGCATCATCACACACTATGTCAAATACTCGAAACCACATAGAAGACAAgcgcaccacactaccacacaggaaGACAAGTATACCACACTACCAGATGGGAAGACAAATGCACTATACTACCACACAGTACGACAGATGCATCACACAGGAAGACAAGTATACCACACTACCAGATGGGAAGGCAAATTCATCACACAGGAGGACGAGTACGCCACACTACTAGACGGGAAGAAGAGCCAACCCATGTGCACATCATGTGCTCGTGATCACCACACACAGTGTTTACATGTCATCAAATATACCTCATTTTTCCTCTGTATTTAAGTCTCCAGTGTGAGTGTTGTACTTAAGTCTCCAGCGTGAGTGTTGTACTTAAGTCTCCAGTGTGAGTGTTGTACTTAAGTCTCCAGCGTGAGTGTTGTACTTAAGTCTCCAGTGTGAGTGTTGTACTTAAGTCTCCAGTGTGAGTGTTGTACTTAAGTCTCCAGTGTGAGTGTTGTACTTAAGTCTCCAGTGTGAGTGTTGTACTTAAGTCTCCAGCGTGAGTGTTGTACTTAAGTCTCCAGTGTGAGTGTTGTACTTAAGTCTCCAGCGTGAGTGTTGTACTTAAGTCTCCAGTGTGAGTGTTGTACTTAAGTCTCCAGTGTGAGTGTTGTACTTAAGTCTCCAGTGTGAGTGTTGTACTTAAGTCTCCAGTGTGAGTGTTGTACTTAAGTCTCCAGTGTGAGTGTTGTACTTAAGTCTCCAGTGTGAGTGTTGTACTTTAGTCTCCAGTGTGAGTGTTGTACTTAAGTCTTCAGTGCGAGTGTTGTTTCATCTTTCATATGTCTCTTGTCGAGTCTGCTACACTCCAGGAATTTGCTTAATACTAAATGAAGTTTTTATTAATCATGTTTATGTTCCTGTGTGGCCCAGTAGAGGCCTAGGGCGATGCTGGACCACACGACCATGACGGTAGGACGCTTGACCACGGCGGtccggtcccttgagcacgatcataTGACCGACtcgtaaggatcaggtcaaagaccaggctacCATTATGTGAAGGatcttactgtcgtgctgaaaggtcgtaccgtcgtgctctagggtcgtaccatcttgctcaaaaaACGTACCTAGTGtcggtaatatttttttttagttgtgATAATTTCTCCTTCCTGTGGCTGACACTGAGAGAATGCCTTTGGTTCGTGCAGGCAGCTTACGCCAAAGAAAAGAACCTGGCCGGCATGATGGTGTGGAGCATAGAGACGGACGACTTCCACGGCAAGTGTTACAACCGGGACTTCGACCTCATCAAGACCTTGGTCGAGACATTTACGGGCGCTGACATCGGGACTCCAGTACCGAGGCCCACAACCACTCCGGTGAGTCCCGTACTCTCCTGATCAAAAACCTTCCAACCTTGGAAAAATCCGTCCTTTCAAAATGTGTTCAGGTTTCTGGTTCTGTACTCTGTAAAGATCTCCAGCTGTTTCTAGGTCGGTCTGCTAGGCTTCTTCCGGCCAGAGCCCCAGCGAAATATTACCTCAGTTATGTTCTTTCCATCCACTCTCTCTGGATGTTCTATAAATCTCTACTTAGCTCTTTGTTCTTTTGTTATTAATGGTATTACCTTTCAAGGTCTTTCTGTTTTCTCCATGCCTGTCTGAGTACCTCATATGGCTGACAGTTTGACTCCAGCGTAATCAAATACGTCGATTTAATCGTATGTGGAAAACTAATTGATCCTTTCCAGACATCTCTGACTCGATCTTCATGTGAAATCCAGTCATTTCATACTCTCTCACTCGTATTTCTGTTGCTTCTCGAAGAGATTCTGCGATCGCATCCAAGTTGCAAATATCATCCACATATGTGAGTCTTATGTTGGATTATAGATCTAATGACCTTAAGTGGGTTTGTTATGAACTGTAATGGGGACAGCACACAACCCTGTTTCACTTCACAAACCATTTCTAATCTTTAAATGTGTATTTACTTTACTTACGCAGAGAATATACTGTAAGTACATTTTATATTGTTGTACGAAGTTGACCATTTAATCTATAGTCTCACAAGCTCTTTCATGATATGCATAAGGATATATAAGATGGTTAAGGTAGGGCAATCAGTCGCCCGCACTAAGCTATCAGTAGAAGAAGTAAAATGATTCATGATTTGTGTAAACAAATACTTTTCATCCACCAGGATCCGaacaaacccaccaccacccctcacaccacacccaacactccaccaccagagGGAGTCTGCCAGAAGCCAGGCATCAATGCTGACCCCAGCAACTGCCATCATTACTGGCTCTGTTCTCCGGTGAGTAGCCACCTTTTTCGTCGTCACTTGTGATGCAGTATGTTGCCACACGTAAGTAAAGGATTCTTTCCTGTAGGTACAGATTATATCCTCCGTTAACATGTTATCCAGTCTATCCTTAACATGTCCTGGACACATGGAATAGATGATAACGATACACCTGTGGGAGTCGAGGATTCGAACTTAGTCCTACCGCGTGGCAGGCCGCTCATCACTGGACCACGGGGCGTGCTGCGCGGTAGgtctaggttcgaatcctcgacgcCTACAATTTTGGAAGTAGATGACCAGGTAACATAACGAACATTACTGAGGACTTTGGATGACAGCGGGAAGCGAAGGTGGACAGCAGGACGAGATGTCAGTTAGTTTTCATTCTGTACCTCCTCCATCAGCTCAGCCACAACCGGTTGTACCTTCGCCCTCAACACATTCGTTGAGGAACCTGCCATAACCTTCTGACTGCAGCCACGTTACCAGAATCAACAAACTACCATTACATCAGCAATGGACGATATCTTCTCCGTTAAGATTCTGAAgaaaaagtcacacacacacacacacacacacacacacacacacacacacacaaataaaaacgaTTGAATTTTTTGCTTTGGCAGAACACTAGTGGTTCTTACGACGCGGTAGAGGAGCCGTGTGCTCCCGATACCCTCTTCAACCCACTGACGTTGATCTGTGACTGGGACTACACCGTGTGTGCTCTGGAGAACGTCTGTGTCAATGATTGTCCCTAAGTCAGCTTCGTCGTCCATCCCCCTCTTGATGAACCACCGCTCTGCGAACTGCATCTCGAAGCCAACTTTGTAACTTGCTTCTATCGGCTCGAACCATAacgtgtgagggggttgtgtaaACAAGGTGATTAACTGCACTGCAGACAGATGCCTTACCTGATGCAAGCCGGAGACGAGCTTTTCTGCTTTGCTATCATATCTTTATTTACGTGGATTAATAACACAGGAATTCATTCCTGTCCTTCAGCTGACAAACTTGTCAAAGCTTCCTATTGATATACTTCAGGAACGCATTGAAGAGAATAAAATACATACAAAAGCTGGTCTTCGATTTCTGTTCATGACTTTCCTTTTCAACTGATGCTGACTCAAGATATCGTAATTTCCTTAAATCTTTTGAAGAAAAACAGCAGTCACTCAGCCATCACTGGACAAAGCCGTTTACAATAGCAGACTGTCCATCAGGATCTAGACTGTACACACACAGCTGTGTGCGCCTAATCCACCCTGATTCAGCAGGAAACGGAGTTTGTATGAATGGGACAGACTTCACATACGCTGTCTAGGAAGACGACGAGGAAATTCTTAAGATTATGATAATGTTTGTAAGACCATCAGCCTCTTGAGTGAActtcaaagaccaggccatcacacacaaggggtcgtgcttaagggtcgtatcatcgggTTAGGGGGTCGTACTTACTTGATCGTCTGACCTAATGTTCAGTGGCCAGGAGTCAGTTTGTCTAAAAGGTCATTAAATCCATGAAATACGAATATGTGTTTTAAATGATCCATATTTTGTGGTTGAGAGTATGTTTGGTCTGGTtacatgtttttgttttgtattttgtttgtttACGAGAGACTGGGAGAACGGAAATAATGAAATGCTATCAGGAGTCCTTTAGTAGAGTTATATGTAAAAAGAATTAAGATATGTAGAGATATGTATCACTTATAATACACAAACACGCTATTGAATAAGCATATGCAAATAGACGGGTGTAAAGAGCCACAGCTGTAGAAACCACAGAGAAACAAATAGATAAGATCTTAGAGACGAAATTAAGATGGAATTGATCTTCCTCGTTGACTACGCAAGAGCAAGgatgagaagagtgaggaggaagaggttgttgGACAAAGTACCCGCGGAATGTACTGAAACACTCGAGTCACAACTTGTGATATATGTAAGGAATTGGTGAAGAGATCATTGCCAGGGCAGTGTAAGGGTAAAGGTTAATAACTTATTCTTTAAAGAGGAGACTGAAAATCTGCGCTATATGATAGCTTAGTATATATAGTGTAAGACACTGATGAAAAAAGATCATTCTAAAGCATGAACGAATACATGCAAAGTGAAAGACAGTAGGAGTTTGGAGGTCATTACTGGAATCTGATTTAAGACACTGATCACAGACGTAAAGAATCACGTCTTCAGTAACCGAGACGATGCCCAtatgaaacaggtgaagggagtAAGAACAGATGGAAAAGATTGTATGATACGAAAGTTTGAGGGTGAGCTTCCACAGGTGTGAAACTACCTCCCTATGATGTTCAGATAGGTAAACACAGTCACTCCTTGGTTAGCGTTGCTAACCGTGAGTCACCACGGGTCCGCCCGAGGTCGGGCCCGCATGGTTGTGGTAATTGGCCAAGAACAAGTCCCAGCTTTTCATCTTTTCCCCTGGCttgggctggggtgtgtgtatgtctgtgtacgcaCACAGTAGCAAAGATATGGCACGTATATGCAAGGTTTGGAGACGCAAATATAAACTTCTCTCCCTCGTAACATACAAACACTAATCACAGTtgatcacatatatacacagacacgagTATCAAACTTGCTCCCTGTACAGCACATGTAGGTAATTAATTTCACTCACGCATGCATACCCAAGAAATTATTTAAATCGGAAAAGGATTCACATAATGGACGAGCTTTGGAGGAAGAAAAGGATCCCTTGACCTCCGTCAACCACAGGAGAGGAGATTAGAATGGGGACTAACAGAGACCATGTTCCTCGAGCATCGTGCTGATGCTGTGGGCGATCGACACCTTGAAACACAGAGGAATGTAGCCACTTGAAGCCATGACCAGACACCGATCAAGAGGAGGGTTGGGAAGGGCTTCATGAAATGTTTCTGATGATGATAAAGTTGAACAAGATAGACGTGGTGTTCTGTATTCTGTGTAGAAGGATTGAGACACTGATTCCACACTGTCAAAACCTTAACACAAGAGAAGGGTCACCAGACACTTGTGAGATACGAAGGGAGATCACCACTGAATCTGGCACCAGTGAGGTTCGAAGGGATATTACCACTGGATCTGGCACTTGTGAGATACGAAAGGATA encodes the following:
- the LOC139760413 gene encoding chitinase-3-like protein 1, which produces MKLLTLFAVLSVTLSLTESLMVCYYGSWAVYRQGDGKFDVEDIDPGICTHLVFGFAGLGHDNRIRVLDPWNELCDNYGKCAFDRFTALKQKNKDLITLLAVGGWNEGSAKYSNMAKSAANRKIFIDSSVELLKAHNFDGLDMDWEYPTQRGGAPEDKANFVILLRELKEALHANGMILTAAVSAGKATIDAAYDIPGVAEHLDLMNLMAYDLHGAWDDYTHHQSGLYAHPMDTGDNVYLNQDFAVNYWIDGGMPSTKITLGVPLYGRCWSLSSEAEHGYYAPATQPGRPGPYTNTPGFMGYNEICVKIKEEGWTVVVEPGCNEPYAYYMPYGRIWCSYDDHDSVAIKAAYAKEKNLAGMMVWSIETDDFHGKCYNRDFDLIKTLVETFTGADIGTPVPRPTTTPDPNKPTTTPHTTPNTPPPEGVCQKPGINADPSNCHHYWLCSPNTSGSYDAVEEPCAPDTLFNPLTLICDWDYTVCALENVCVNDCP